DNA sequence from the Arthrobacter crystallopoietes genome:
TGGCCGCAACCGACGCTTGGGGCCCTACCGCTCGGCGGGCGGCCCTAAATGCGCCGCTCCGAAAAGCAGAGGCAGTGGCGACCAGGGCGAACAACCGCAAGGGACGGCCCCTGACAATCTAGGATGACGGTCATTGCCGGCTTTTCCACGTCGTTGCCGCCACTCGAAGCGACATTACGGTTTGCACTTTGTCCTGTCAATGTTCTTTGTAGAGGGGGCAGCCTCCATGCTCAACGTTCCAATGGGTGGTCGGTTACGGATCGGCCGTGCGGCCCGGCCCAGTCAGCTCCCAATAGACATGAGGGGTCGGATGCGTCGATTCCGCGTGCGGCCAGGTCCAGTTCTAGCTCTACAACTCGAGATTTTTACGTTGAATGTAAGTATGTCAGTACAAATGTTTGACAGGACATTTCCAGTCGTGCAAAGTAGTTGGTGTGGTTCGGCTCACAGCCTGCCACCAGGCGGCCGCGAAGGGCCCCCCGAAACAGAAAGGCCGAGGATCTAAGTGGCTCACGATTTGCTTACTATGGGACGGATCAGCGTCGACATTTATCCGAATGACATCGGGGTCGGGCTGGCAGACGTCAGTTCGTTCGGCAAGTACCTAGGCGGTTCTCCGTCCAACGTTGCCGTAGCGGCCGCGCGGCACGGCCGCCGTAGCGCCATTATCACCCGTACCGGCGAGGATCCGTTCGGAGAGTACCTGCACCGCGAACTGCACAAATTCGGTGTGGATGATAGCTTCATCACCGCAGTTCCGGGTCTGCAAACTCCGGCAACGTTCTGCGCCATCATGCCGCCGGAAGACTTTCCGCTTTACTTCTACGGTCGTTTCCCCACCGCCCCGGACCTGCAGATCGCGGCCAGCGAGTTGGACCTGAGCGCCATCCGCGAGGCCGGGATCTTCTGGTCCACTGTGACGGGCCTGTGCCAGGAGCCCAGCCGATCCGCCCACCTGGCTGCCCATGAGGCGCGTCGGCGTGAGAACCTGCAAGCCGGCCAGTACACGGTTCTTGACCTGGACTACCGCCCGATGTTCTGGGGCTCGGAAGAGGAGGCGCGCGAGCAGGTCGCGAAGATACTGCCGCACGTCACCGTGGCCATCGGCAACGACAAGGAATGCGCCGTCGCCGTGGGTGAAGGCACCCCCGACGAGCAGGCGGACCGGCTCCTTGAGGCCGGCGTCGAGATCGCCGTGGTCAAGCTTGGACCCGAAGGCGTGATGGCCAAGACCCGCAACGAGCGGGTGGTCTCGGCCCCGGTGCCCGTGGAAACGGTGAATGGCCTCGGCGCGGGCGATGCCTTCGGCGGCGCCTTCTGCCACGGACTGCTGTCCGGCTGGCCCCTCGGGTTGGTCCTGGACTACGCCAATGCCTCCGGCGCACTGGTGGCCTCGCGTCTGTCCTGCGCCGATGCCATGCCCACGCCCCACGAGGTCAATTCCCTGCTGGCCGAACGCGGCCGCAACGTCCCGGCACCCGTGGAGGCAGTCCGATGAGCGAGTTCGACGACAACCCGCGCCGCTACGAAGATCTTTCTCGTATCCGGCTCGAAGATCCCGATGCCGTGGCCCGCGCCGCAGCCGTCCGCCGGCCGCACCCGGGACTCAAGTTGGGCGAGCAGAACTTCATCGTAGCCGCGGACCATCCCGCCCGCGGCGCCCTCGCCGTCGGTGATAATCCCACCGCGATGGCGGACCGGCGCGACCTGCTGGACCGGATGCAGGAAGCACTGGCCAACCCGGCCGTGGACGGCGTGTTGGCCAGCCCGGACATCATGGACGACCTATTGCTGCTCGGTGCACTGGACGGCAAGCTGCTGTTCGGGTCGATGAACCGCGGCGGCCTGGCCGGCTATGTCAACGAGATGGACGACCGCTTCACCGGTCACACCGCCGCGGCGCTGGAGGCCCTCGGCGCCAATGGCGGTAAGATGCTCACGCGCATCTGCCTGGGCGACCCTGCCACCGTCGCCACGCTCGAATCCACGGCCAAGGTGATCGATAGCCTGGCCGAGCGCCGGCTGGTCGCCATGGTGGAGCCGTTCATCTCCGTCTGGGACAACGGGCGCATCCGCAACGACCTGAGCACGGATGCCGTAATCAAGTCCATCGCGATCGCCTCCGGCTTGGGATCCACGAGCGCCTACACCTGGATGAAGCTGCCCGTAGTCCAGGACATGGAACGCGTGATGGCAGCCACCACCATGCCCACCGTCCTGCTGGGCGGGGACCCGACCGGCACGCCGGAGGAAATCTATTCAAGCTGGGGAGCTGCACTGCGGTTGCCCGGAGTCCAGGGCCTGACCGTTGGCCGGACCTTGTTGTATCCGAAGGAGGGCAGCGTGAAGGAAGCAGTCGCTACCGCCGCGGCCCTGCTGAACACCCGTACCGGACAGGAGATCGCCAGCTGATGGCAACCCGCAGAATGACCGTGGCCCAGGCGGTTGTAGAGTTCCTAGGCAAGCAGTACACCGTGGATAACGTCGGGGGAGCGGAGTACCGTGAGCGGCTGATACCGGGCATGTTCGGCATCTTTGGCCACGGCAACGTTGCCGGCGTGGGCCAGGCGCTGAAGCAGTGGCAGGTCCAGGACCCGTCGCTCATGCCGTACTACCAGGGCCGCAACGAGCAGGCCCAGGTGCACCAGTCCGTTGGCTACGCCCGGCACATGCGCCGCCGCGCCACCTTCGCGATCTCCAGCTCCATCGGCCCCGGTTCGTCGAACCTGCTGACCGGCGCCGCGCTGGCCACCACCAATCGGCTGCCCGTGCTGCTGCTGCCCTCGGACACGTTCGCCACCCGCGCGGCGGATCCGGTGCTGCAGCAGTTGGAGCGCCCGGACGCGTACGACATCACGGTCAACGACGCCTTCCGCCCGCTGTCCAAGTACTTCGACCGCGTGACCCGCCCGGAACAGCTGTTTTCCGCGTTCCACCACGGGCTCCGCGTGCTGACGGACCCGGCCGAGACCGGTACCGTCACCATCTCCCTGCCGCAGGACGTGCAGGCCGAAGTGCTGGACGTGCCCGAGGAATTCCTGACCGAGCGCGAGTGGCGGATCCGCCGTCCCGAGCCGGAAGAGGATGACATCCGCCGGGCCGCCCAAATGATCCGCGCGGCCAAGCGGCCGCTGATCATCGCCGGCGGGGGCGTGCTGTACTCCTTCGCCAACGAGCAGCTCGCCGAGCTGGCCCAACTGACCGGTATCCCCGTGGCTTACACGCAGGCCGGTGTCGGCGTGCTGCCCTGGGACGCCCCGTACTGCCTCGGCGCGGTGGGTTCCACCGGTACGACGGCGGCCAACGCCGTCGCCCGCGAAGCAGACCTGATCATCGGCATCGGGACTCGCTACGAGGATTTCACCACCGCTTCGCGCACGGCGTTCCAGAACCCGGACGTGCAGTTCGTCAACATCAACGTGGCCCCGATCGACGCGTACAAGCAGGGCACCAGCCTGCCGATCGTCGCCGACGCCCGCAAGAGCCTGGTCAAACTGGTGGAGAGTCTCTCCGGCTACCGCGTGGCCGGCGACCTGGAGCAGCAGGTGGCCGCGGAGAAGGACCGCTGGAACAAGACGGTGGACACCGCGTTCGACACCCGGCACACCCCGCTGCCGAGCCAGAACGAGATCATCGGCGCCGTCAACCGCACCATGGACGCCCGCGACGTGGTCATCTGCGCTGCCGGCTCGCTGCCCGGCGACCTGCATAAGATGTGGCGCGTGCGGGACCCGTTCGGCTACCACGTGGAATACGCGTACTCCTGCATGGGCTACGAGATTCCCGGCGGCCTCGGCGTGAAGCGCGCCGCCATCGACGAGGCCGACCGCGCCGCGGAGGGTTCGGCAGGCGCCCAGGCGCGCGACGTCATCGTTATGGTGGGTGACGGTTCCTACCTGATGATGCACACCGAGCTGGTCACGGCGGTGGCTGAGGGGATCAAGCTCATCACGGTCCTGATCCAGAACCACGGTTACGCGTCCATCGGCGCGCTGTCCGAATCGCTCGGGTCTCAGCGTTTCGGCACCAAGTACCGCACGCTGGACAAGAAGCACCACACGTTCGACGACGGCGAGAAGCTGCCGATCGACCTCGCCACCAACGCGGAATCGCTGGGTGTGCGGGTGATCCGGGTGGAGCCGGGCCAGAACGTCATCGCGGACCTGGAGGCTGCGGTCGCCAAGGCCAAGGCCGAGCCGGAAGGATCCGGCCCCGTGCTGATTCATGTCGAATCCGATCCGCTGATCGACGCCCCGGACTCCGAGTCCTGGTGGGACGTCCCGGTGGCCTCTGTCTCCGAGTTGGACTCCACCCAAAACGCCTACCGCACCTATGCAGACCACAAGGCCCAACAGAAGCCCCTGATCTAGTAATTTTCCACTGCAACACGAGGAGCAACCATGACCACCACTATCACGCACTTCATCAACGGAGCTGAGACCGCCGGCGAGGGCGACCGCACCCAGCCCGTTTACAACCCGGCCACCGGCGAGGCCACGGGCGAACTTCGACTGGCCAACCGGGCCGACATCGAGGCCGTGGTCGCCGCGGCGAAGGCCGCCTCCGAAATCTGGGCCGAGACCTCGCTGACCAAGCGCACCGCCGTGCTGTTCAAGTTCCGCGAACTACTGGCCGCCAATGTGCAGGAGCTGGCCAAGATTGTCACCAGCGAGCACGGCAAGGTTGTCTCCGACGCCGCCGGCGAAGTGGGCCGCGGCCTAGAGGTCGTCGAATATGCCTGCGGCGCTTCGCAGTCGCTGAAGGGCGAGTACTCGGACCAGGTCTCCGGCGGGATCGATGTCTTCTCCTTCCGGCAGCCGCTCGGCGTCGTCGCCGGCATCACCCCGTTCAACTTCCCGGTGATGGTGCCGCTGTGGATGGCACCGGTCGCCATCGTTACCGGCAACGCGTTCATCCTCAAGCCGTCGGAGCGCGACCCCTCCGCCAGCCTGTTCATGGCGCGGCTGTGGAAGGAAGCCGGACTGCCCGACGGCGTCTTCAACGTGCTGCAGGGCGACAAGGAAGCCGTTGACGGCCTGCTGACCCACCCGGACGTGGACGGCATCTCCTTTGTCGGGTCCACCCCGATCGCCAAGTACGTGCACGAGACCGCCACCAAGCACGGCAAGCGCGTCCAGGCTCTGGGCGGCGCCAAGAACCACGCGGTGGTCATGCCGGATGCCGACATGGACCTCGCCGCGGACCACATTAACGCAGCGGCCTTCGGCTCTGCCGGACAGCGCTGCATGGCCATCTCCGTAGCCGTCGCCGTGGGCGACGCGGCCGAGTCCCTGGTGGCCAAGCTGAAGGAACGCGCCGAGGCCGTCAAGGTTGCCAACGGCATGGAGCCGGACGCGGACATGGGCCCGGTCATCACCCCGCAGTCCAGGGCCCGCCTGCAGAAGATCGTCGGCGAGGCCCAGGAAGACGGCGCCGCCTTGGTCGTGGACGGTCGCGACTTGCTGGTCAAGGACCACGAGAACGGCTTCTTTGTCGGCCCGACCGTCATTGACCACGTCCGCCGCGAGATGACCGCCTACCAGGAGGAAATCTTCGGGCCGGTCCTCGCCGTGGTGCGGGTGGCCAACATCGAGGAGGCCCTCGAGGTCATCAACTCCAACCCGTACGGTAACGGCACCGCCATCTTCACCTCCTCCGGCGCCTACGCCCGCGCCTTCACCAGGGGCGTCACGGTAGGCATGGTAGGCGTGAACGTCCCGCTGCCGGTGCCGGTTGCCTGGCACTCCTTCGGCGGCTGGAAGGACTCGCTGTTCGGCGACCACCACATCTACGGACCCGACGGCGTGCGCTTCTACACCCGCGGCAAGGTGGTCACCCAGCGCTGGCCCGAACCGAAGCAGGCCTCCAACGCCTCCTTCGCGTTCCCGTCCCACTGACGCGCGTTCCGGCCCGCAGACTGACCCGCCACTACAAGGCTGAAAGGACTGATGAAATGTCCGAGGTTGAGAACAAGCTGATCATCGGCACCGCCCCCGACTCCTGGGGGGTATGGTTTCCGGATGATCCCAAGCAGACCCCGTGGGAGCGCTTCCTGGACGAGGTAGCCGAATCCGGCTACAAGTGGATCGAGCTGGGCCCCTACGGCTATCTGCCCACCGACCCGTCCCGTCTGGCGGACGAGCTGAAGGCGCGCGACCTCAAGGTCTCCGCCGGCACCGTTTTCACCGCTTTCCACCGCGGCGTGGACCAATGGGACATCGCGTGGGAGCCGGCCCGCAAGGTCGCGGAACTGACCGCGGCCATGGGCGGCGAACATATTGTGGTCATCCCCGCCATGTGGCGCGACGACGTCACCGGCGAGGCCGTGGAGAACGGCGAGCTGACGGTGGAGCAGTGGGACGACCTGTTCAACGGGCACAACCGCCTGGGCAAGGTGCTCTCCGAGGAATACGGCCTGCAGCAGCAGTTCCACTCCCATGCCGACTCGCATGTCTGCGTGCAGCCGGACATCGAGCGCTTCCTGCAGAACACGGACCCGCAGCTGGTCACGCTCTGCCTGGACACCGGCCACGCCGAGTACGGCGGCGCCAGCAGCGTGGACCTGATCGAGAAGTACCCGGAGCGGATCGGTTACCTGCACCTGAAGCAGATTGACCCGGAGGTGCTGAAGACCGTCCGCGAGCAGAACATGACCTGGGCCGCCGCGAATCTGGCCGGCGTCATGATCGAACCGCCGAACGGCCTGCCGGACCTGTCCAAGGTGATCGACGCCGTCGAGAAGCTGGACAAGCCCATCTTTGGCATCGTCGAGCAGGACATGTACCCGGTGGCCGACTTCGGCGTGCCGATGCCCATCGCCAAGCGCACCTGCAGCTACCTGCTCTCCTGCGGCTCCCGGACCCGCGTCCAGTAGCCAGTCCCGAAACGCACGCACCCACCAAGCAAGAAGGAAACACCATGAGCCAGAACCTCCGCGTTGCCGTCATCGGCGCCGGACGCATGGGCATTGACCACATCCAGCGCATCCACCGCCGCATTCACGGCGCCGAGGTAGCCGCCGTCGTCGATATCGACCTGGACCGTGCCAACGCCGCCATTGCCGACATTCCCGGCGCCGTGGCGCTGACGGATGCCCAGGCTGCCCTGGATAATCCGGACATCAACGCCGTGTTGATCGCCACTCCCGGGTTCCTGCACGAGGAGATCCTGCACGCCGCGTTGGTCAAGGACATACCCATCCTGTGCGAGAAGCCGCTGACCCCCGACGCCGAGTCCGCCTGGAAGGTTGTCCAGGCGGAGGAGAAGCTGGGCCGCAAGCGGATCCAGGTGGGCTTCATGCGCCGTTACGATGCCGAATATGCCCAGCTGGGCAACATCATCCGCAGCGGCGAGCTCGGCGAACTGCTGGTGCTGCACCACCAGCACCGGAATCCAGCCACGCCGCCGGGTTTCACCAACGAGATGCTGATCAACGACTCGGTGGTCCACGAGTTCGATGCCGTCCGCTTCTTCACGGGCGAGGAAATCACCTCGGTCCAGGTGCGGATGGGCAAGCGCACCCGCAACGCTCCGGAAGGCCAGCACGACCCGCAGCACGTACTGCTGGAGACCGAGTCCGGCGTCCTGGCCGACGTGGAGATCTACGTCAACGCCCAGTACGGCTACGAGGTTGCCACGCAGGCCTCCTTCGAAGAGGGCGTGGTCAGCATCGGCAGCGACTCCGGCCCCTACGTGCGGACGCAGGGACGCTGGGGTGGCACGGTTACGCCTGGCTTCGAGGAACGCTTCGGCGCAGCGTACGACGTCGAAATCCAGGCGTGGGTCGATGCCGCGCTGAAGGATGAGATCGGCGGCCCGAGCGCCTGGGACGGCTACGCCACGGCTGCCTGCTGCGAAGCCGGTGTCGAGGCGCAGAAGACGGGCGGCAAGGTCACCGTCGCACTGAACCCGAAGCCCGCGCTCTACAACTAAACACCCATGGCGGGAGGCGCCCGGCAAGTCCCGGCTCCTCCCGCCGTTCCATGTCCGCCCCGCCCCGAATCCCCCGAATCCACGAGGAGCGCTACCGATGAAGATCGCCCTGGATCCCACCCCGTTCCACCACAGCCACTCTGTGCTCGAGTTTCCCAAGGTCGCCGCGGAACTCGGCTACAAGTACATCCAGCTCACCCCGCACAAGGACGTTCTGCCGTTCTTCACCCATCCAAAGGCCGATGACGCCTTGGTTGCCGATTTGAAGAAGGCCTGCGCGGAGGCGGACGTCCAAATCGCGTCGGTGCTGCCGGTGCTGCGCTGGTCCTCCCCGGATGAGAACCTGCGCCAGGCCGCGGTCCGTTACTGGAAGCGCGCGGTGCAGATCGCCGTCGATCTCGGAGTGACCCAGATGAACACCGAATTCAGCGGCCGGCCCGAGCAGCCCGAGGAGTCGGAGGCCGCGTTCTACCGGTCCATGGAGGAGCTCATCCCCGTCTTCGAGCGTGAGGGCGTGAACGTGGCCATCGACCCGCACCCGGACGACTTCGTCGAAGAGGGCCTGGCCGCCTGGCGGGTCATTCGCGGCGTGAACTCCCCGAATCTGGGTTTCGTCTACGTCGCTGCACACAGCTTCCACATGAAGGATGAGCCGGCCGACATCATGGAGGCGGTGGGGGACCGGCTCCGGGTTGTCCACGTCGCGGACACCATGAACCACCACGCCTCGCACGGGCTGCGCTACATCACCAACCCGCCCGGCAATCCGGTGCGGGTGCACCAGCACCTTAAAATCGGTGACGGCGACGTGGACTGGCAGGAATTCTTCGGCGGACTGGCCGAGAACGGCTTTCTGGACCGGCCGGACTCGGTCATGGTCTCCAGCGTCTTCGGCGAAAACGAGAACGCCCTCGAAGTCTCCCGTTACCAACTGCAGACCATGAAGGAATACGTCGGCGGGTTCCAGTGACCGGCACGTCCGACGGAGAAGACATGAGCACTGCAAACACGGTGAATACAGCTGCGGGCGGTCCTGCCCGCGCGGCACGGCCGGAGGGCAAGCCGAACAAGGCGCTCAAGCGCATCACCGCCATCAGCACGCTGGGCGGACTGCTCTTCGGTTACGACACCGGTGTCATTAACGGTGCCTTGCCCTTCATGGAGGAGGATCTCGGGCTCACCCCGTTCACCACCGGGCTGGTCACCAGCGCCTTGCTGTTCGGCGCTGCCTTCGGTGCTCTGATGGGCGGCCGGCTCGCCGACCGGTACGGCCGCCGGCGGATGATTATGGCCCTCGCCGGCGTCTTCCTCATCGGAACGCTGGGCGTCTCCTTTGCACCGAACGTGGAGATCATGGTTCCGTTCCGCTTCGTCCTCGGCCTGGCCGTGGGCGGTGCCTCCGCCATGGTTCCGGTGTTCCTGGCGGAAATGTCGCCGGCGCACCTGCGAGGACAGGTGGTCACGCGGAACGAACTGATGATCGTCAGCGGCCAGTTGCTGGCCTTCGTGACCAACGCAGTGCTGGGCAACGTCTGGTCCGACGAGCTGCACATTTGGCGCTGGATGCTGGTGCTGGCCACGCTGCCGGCGATCGCCCTCTGGATCGGCATGCTCCGTGTCCCGGAGAGCCCGCGCTGGCTGGCCTCGATCGGCAGCTTCGAAGAGGCCTTCGAGGTGCTGAAGAAGATCCGCACTGCCGCGACTGCGCGCAAGGAATTCGACGAGGTCCGGCACCTGGCCCGGGAAGACTACGAGTCCAAGAAGGGATCCTTCCGAGACCTGAATGTCCCGTGGATGCGCCGGATCTTCCTCATCGGCGTGGGCATTGCCAT
Encoded proteins:
- the iolC gene encoding 5-dehydro-2-deoxygluconokinase, translated to MAHDLLTMGRISVDIYPNDIGVGLADVSSFGKYLGGSPSNVAVAAARHGRRSAIITRTGEDPFGEYLHRELHKFGVDDSFITAVPGLQTPATFCAIMPPEDFPLYFYGRFPTAPDLQIAASELDLSAIREAGIFWSTVTGLCQEPSRSAHLAAHEARRRENLQAGQYTVLDLDYRPMFWGSEEEAREQVAKILPHVTVAIGNDKECAVAVGEGTPDEQADRLLEAGVEIAVVKLGPEGVMAKTRNERVVSAPVPVETVNGLGAGDAFGGAFCHGLLSGWPLGLVLDYANASGALVASRLSCADAMPTPHEVNSLLAERGRNVPAPVEAVR
- a CDS encoding Cgl0159 family (beta/alpha)8-fold protein, whose amino-acid sequence is MSEFDDNPRRYEDLSRIRLEDPDAVARAAAVRRPHPGLKLGEQNFIVAADHPARGALAVGDNPTAMADRRDLLDRMQEALANPAVDGVLASPDIMDDLLLLGALDGKLLFGSMNRGGLAGYVNEMDDRFTGHTAAALEALGANGGKMLTRICLGDPATVATLESTAKVIDSLAERRLVAMVEPFISVWDNGRIRNDLSTDAVIKSIAIASGLGSTSAYTWMKLPVVQDMERVMAATTMPTVLLGGDPTGTPEEIYSSWGAALRLPGVQGLTVGRTLLYPKEGSVKEAVATAAALLNTRTGQEIAS
- the iolD gene encoding 3D-(3,5/4)-trihydroxycyclohexane-1,2-dione acylhydrolase (decyclizing) — protein: MTVAQAVVEFLGKQYTVDNVGGAEYRERLIPGMFGIFGHGNVAGVGQALKQWQVQDPSLMPYYQGRNEQAQVHQSVGYARHMRRRATFAISSSIGPGSSNLLTGAALATTNRLPVLLLPSDTFATRAADPVLQQLERPDAYDITVNDAFRPLSKYFDRVTRPEQLFSAFHHGLRVLTDPAETGTVTISLPQDVQAEVLDVPEEFLTEREWRIRRPEPEEDDIRRAAQMIRAAKRPLIIAGGGVLYSFANEQLAELAQLTGIPVAYTQAGVGVLPWDAPYCLGAVGSTGTTAANAVAREADLIIGIGTRYEDFTTASRTAFQNPDVQFVNINVAPIDAYKQGTSLPIVADARKSLVKLVESLSGYRVAGDLEQQVAAEKDRWNKTVDTAFDTRHTPLPSQNEIIGAVNRTMDARDVVICAAGSLPGDLHKMWRVRDPFGYHVEYAYSCMGYEIPGGLGVKRAAIDEADRAAEGSAGAQARDVIVMVGDGSYLMMHTELVTAVAEGIKLITVLIQNHGYASIGALSESLGSQRFGTKYRTLDKKHHTFDDGEKLPIDLATNAESLGVRVIRVEPGQNVIADLEAAVAKAKAEPEGSGPVLIHVESDPLIDAPDSESWWDVPVASVSELDSTQNAYRTYADHKAQQKPLI
- a CDS encoding CoA-acylating methylmalonate-semialdehyde dehydrogenase, which produces MTTTITHFINGAETAGEGDRTQPVYNPATGEATGELRLANRADIEAVVAAAKAASEIWAETSLTKRTAVLFKFRELLAANVQELAKIVTSEHGKVVSDAAGEVGRGLEVVEYACGASQSLKGEYSDQVSGGIDVFSFRQPLGVVAGITPFNFPVMVPLWMAPVAIVTGNAFILKPSERDPSASLFMARLWKEAGLPDGVFNVLQGDKEAVDGLLTHPDVDGISFVGSTPIAKYVHETATKHGKRVQALGGAKNHAVVMPDADMDLAADHINAAAFGSAGQRCMAISVAVAVGDAAESLVAKLKERAEAVKVANGMEPDADMGPVITPQSRARLQKIVGEAQEDGAALVVDGRDLLVKDHENGFFVGPTVIDHVRREMTAYQEEIFGPVLAVVRVANIEEALEVINSNPYGNGTAIFTSSGAYARAFTRGVTVGMVGVNVPLPVPVAWHSFGGWKDSLFGDHHIYGPDGVRFYTRGKVVTQRWPEPKQASNASFAFPSH
- a CDS encoding sugar phosphate isomerase/epimerase family protein; protein product: MSEVENKLIIGTAPDSWGVWFPDDPKQTPWERFLDEVAESGYKWIELGPYGYLPTDPSRLADELKARDLKVSAGTVFTAFHRGVDQWDIAWEPARKVAELTAAMGGEHIVVIPAMWRDDVTGEAVENGELTVEQWDDLFNGHNRLGKVLSEEYGLQQQFHSHADSHVCVQPDIERFLQNTDPQLVTLCLDTGHAEYGGASSVDLIEKYPERIGYLHLKQIDPEVLKTVREQNMTWAAANLAGVMIEPPNGLPDLSKVIDAVEKLDKPIFGIVEQDMYPVADFGVPMPIAKRTCSYLLSCGSRTRVQ
- a CDS encoding Gfo/Idh/MocA family protein — protein: MSQNLRVAVIGAGRMGIDHIQRIHRRIHGAEVAAVVDIDLDRANAAIADIPGAVALTDAQAALDNPDINAVLIATPGFLHEEILHAALVKDIPILCEKPLTPDAESAWKVVQAEEKLGRKRIQVGFMRRYDAEYAQLGNIIRSGELGELLVLHHQHRNPATPPGFTNEMLINDSVVHEFDAVRFFTGEEITSVQVRMGKRTRNAPEGQHDPQHVLLETESGVLADVEIYVNAQYGYEVATQASFEEGVVSIGSDSGPYVRTQGRWGGTVTPGFEERFGAAYDVEIQAWVDAALKDEIGGPSAWDGYATAACCEAGVEAQKTGGKVTVALNPKPALYN
- a CDS encoding sugar phosphate isomerase/epimerase family protein, coding for MKIALDPTPFHHSHSVLEFPKVAAELGYKYIQLTPHKDVLPFFTHPKADDALVADLKKACAEADVQIASVLPVLRWSSPDENLRQAAVRYWKRAVQIAVDLGVTQMNTEFSGRPEQPEESEAAFYRSMEELIPVFEREGVNVAIDPHPDDFVEEGLAAWRVIRGVNSPNLGFVYVAAHSFHMKDEPADIMEAVGDRLRVVHVADTMNHHASHGLRYITNPPGNPVRVHQHLKIGDGDVDWQEFFGGLAENGFLDRPDSVMVSSVFGENENALEVSRYQLQTMKEYVGGFQ
- a CDS encoding sugar porter family MFS transporter, whose translation is MSTANTVNTAAGGPARAARPEGKPNKALKRITAISTLGGLLFGYDTGVINGALPFMEEDLGLTPFTTGLVTSALLFGAAFGALMGGRLADRYGRRRMIMALAGVFLIGTLGVSFAPNVEIMVPFRFVLGLAVGGASAMVPVFLAEMSPAHLRGQVVTRNELMIVSGQLLAFVTNAVLGNVWSDELHIWRWMLVLATLPAIALWIGMLRVPESPRWLASIGSFEEAFEVLKKIRTAATARKEFDEVRHLAREDYESKKGSFRDLNVPWMRRIFLIGVGIAICQQITGVNSIMYYGTEILKQSGFGTQAALTANIANGVISVLATFVGIWLLGRVGRRPMLMVGQIGTIVALALIGVFSMMLPEGTARGFVILGLTVTFLAFQQGAISPVTWLMLSEIFPLKIRGLGMGSTAFILWMVNFAVGFSFPILTGQIGISGTFFMFAAVGIFAVLFVKAYLPETRGKSLEELEEQFHRGDIGALRRPGTSESVATH